Proteins encoded in a region of the Flavobacteriaceae bacterium HL-DH10 genome:
- a CDS encoding KpsF/GutQ family sugar-phosphate isomerase — protein sequence MSSKNSIIKIAKQTIEMESKAISNLSNLVNDDFSDAVNLIYNSKGRVIITGIGKSAIIANKIVATLNSTGTPSVFMHAAEAIHGDLGLILKDDIVVCISNSGNTPEIKVLIPLIKRANNKIIAITGNSKSFLGEEAHFILNSYVEKEACPNNLAPTTSTTAQLVIGDALAVCLLDLRGFSSNDFAKYHPGGALGKKLYLRVKDISSVNEKPNVSLDTSIKEVIIEITKKRLGVTAVIEDQKIIGIITDGDLRRMLTKVDDFSKLSAKDIMSANPKRIEGNSMAVDALEIMEAHDISQILVEENGTYTGVVHLHDLIKEGII from the coding sequence TTGAGCAGCAAAAATTCCATTATTAAAATCGCTAAACAAACTATCGAAATGGAAAGTAAAGCCATTTCTAATTTATCTAATTTAGTAAATGATGATTTTTCAGATGCCGTAAATCTTATTTACAATTCTAAAGGACGTGTTATAATTACTGGTATTGGTAAAAGTGCCATTATTGCTAATAAAATTGTTGCCACCTTAAATTCAACGGGGACACCTTCTGTTTTTATGCATGCCGCCGAAGCTATTCATGGAGATTTAGGACTTATTCTTAAAGACGATATTGTTGTTTGTATATCGAATAGTGGTAATACACCAGAAATAAAAGTACTCATCCCTTTAATAAAAAGAGCTAACAATAAAATTATTGCCATTACTGGTAATTCAAAATCTTTTCTTGGTGAAGAAGCTCATTTTATTTTAAATTCTTATGTTGAAAAAGAAGCTTGCCCCAATAATTTAGCCCCAACTACAAGTACTACAGCACAATTAGTTATTGGCGATGCACTTGCGGTTTGCTTATTAGATTTACGGGGTTTTTCTAGTAACGATTTTGCAAAATATCACCCAGGCGGCGCATTAGGAAAAAAACTATACTTAAGAGTTAAAGATATTTCTTCTGTAAATGAAAAACCAAATGTTAGCCTAGATACCAGTATTAAAGAGGTAATAATAGAAATCACTAAAAAAAGACTTGGTGTTACTGCTGTTATTGAGGACCAAAAAATTATTGGTATTATAACTGATGGTGATTTACGTAGAATGTTAACTAAAGTTGATGATTTCTCTAAACTATCTGCTAAAGATATTATGAGTGCAAACCCAAAACGTATTGAAGGTAATTCTATGGCTGTTGATGCATTAGAAATTATGGAAGCCCATGATATTTCTCAGATTTTAGTTGAAGAAAACGGAACATATACTGGTGTTGTACACCTACACGATTTAATAAAAGAAGGTATTATATAA